From cyanobiont of Ornithocercus magnificus:
GTCGCCAGCCTTGGCGGGGTCTTGCAAATACTTCATGCCTGAGTGTTTGTATCACAGTAATTAGTTTGGGTGTGGGTCAAATACGGGGCTTCATCTCCCGTACCGCGCTCAAGCAAGCGCGTAAGACATATTTATATAATGGTTTGCCTGCCGTGGTGGAACCCGGGGGAAACCGTACACAAATCCGGACATTTGCCGGATCAGCAGGGATCGGAACTGGGGGGCCACCCGCTCGGTTCGCCCGGCATTAGCAGAGCAGGGGGCTGCGGTTACGGAACTGGGCCAAACCTCAGCTAAGGAGACTGGTTCGGGCTGCGGTAGGGCTGTAGCTACAGGAACCGCTAACACTGTGTGCTTCGGAAATCACATCCCCTTTCAGGCTTTCTTTCCCTTCAGGGTTTCCAGCAGGGCTAGATAGATCCTGAGCTTTTCCAGAGGGAGGCCTTTCTTTCCGGATTATTCCAGTTAACCTGGTAACCCTTGGAAATCCCAGACGTGGAGCCACTGCTCTCTGGGTAAGACCCGTGGCTTCTATGGCGGCTTTCAGCTGGGCTGCGTTATTGGTGGGCCTTTGGTTCAGGAGGCGGGCCTGAGTCTACCGGATCCGCTTTTTCGTTTTCCCCTCCTGGATCTGGGCTAGGGGTTTCTGGAACCGGGCCTCCACGACTTGTTCCGGCCAGTGAATCTCCACCCGGCTATGGAGATGGACCACATGGGCCCGAGCCCTATGGAATATCTCTCCCGACCTTTCAGCCAGGACCCCCCTCGCACTGAGCCAGACCCAGCGGGAAAGGCCACTTCCCGATCTCTTTCAGCAGGTTGGATCGCGTGAGGCCACTTTTACGGCGGGCATCCAAACCCAGATCCCTCAGCAGGTCATTGGCGGAAACGACAAACCGACTCCAGGTTCTCGGCACTGCATCACATAGCGGTAGAGCAGGGTATGGAGAGAGGTGATCTCCAGGCTTGTGTTCTTGTAGGTCAGGAGCTTTCGGCACTGGGCCAGGGACTTGAAAGCCAGCTCCCCCTCGGCTCCAGTGGCCATGGAAGCCACTGGATTTCTCAGCCACGGACAAACAGGCAGGCCCCGAGGAGAGACCACCTCCAGCTCCTCCAGCAGCTGCCGGGGCAGGGCGGGCCTTTTTCGATGGACAAGTCCTCGTTGGAGTTGTAGTCCCAGTCGATGATGAGCCGGTCAGGGCCGTATTGCAGCATCTCGGCAATGACCAGCTGCGCTGCTATTGGTGGGGGGACAGGCCAAGCTGTCACCAGAGGGCGCTGAGGAAGAATCGAAAATCTCCCTGTAAAGCCCCCTCTAAGGCCTCTGCGTCGTTAGTCATGGGTTCCTACGTTTATGTGTTTACAGACGCCTTCCAGGTCTTTCTAGAAGCCTCTGAGGAGGCTTGGCCGTTAATCCACCACCAGATACTTAAAGCCTGATACCCAGACCTCCTTCACGGTTCGACCCTGTCTATCCCTGCCTACAGGCCTCTCAGGCAGCTCCAAAACCCGTTTTCGAGAGGTGGTCGGGGCTGTTGGTTTAAACCCTTTGGCCTGGTTCTGGGTCATCCTCTGACGAATCTTGCCTAGTTCAGCAGCAATCCAGTTCTGGTTATTGATATTTCGCGCAGCTGCAGCAGCCTTCCTGGCGTCGTTGGCCTGTGCCTGCTGCTTTGTTCGCTGTTGCTCTAATTCCCTTTGTCTATCTTTCTTCTTCCGCTCCTCTTGCAGCTGACTAGCTGTCTTGGGAGCTGGAATAGAGCTAAGCACCGCTTGCAAATCAGCTGGTTCTAAAGCCAACTCCTCCTCCAGATCCACAGCTGGTGGCGGCATACCTTCTGGCGGCGGTTTTATTAGATCTGATTCTTTAGAAAGAGTATTTAGAGTATTCGCCATCAGTGGCGCTTGTATGTGCACAAGTTGTGCACTTGTATTCGCCACCTGTGTCAATTGACTCCCAGACTGGGTTTTGCTGGTCTCTGAACCACTAGAGGCTGTAGCTGTCGGCTGCTCTGTAGGAATGGTGTACCAGTAGTCTTGATTGCTCCAGCGCCGACGCCGGTGGCGCTTCTCGCGGCGGACCAGCTTGTACTCCACCAGGTAGTCCAGAGCTCTGTAGATCGTCCTCGTGCTGACTTCGGTGGAGAAACCGCTCAGGACTTGGTCACGCAGCTCGCGGGCTGGCAGCCTGGTCCACGGTGTGCCGTTGGCGTCAATATCACCGCCTTTACCGCGGCGGGCGACCTCTACCCAGCTCTTGATGAGGTTGAAGCAGATGCCGGCGAGGGGTTTTTGAATGCGGATCATGGACCGATTGACCGATGGGTTGACGGTCCGCTTGCAGTGGGCTAAGCTTACGGAGCTTTGGTAAAGCTGGAAGGGTAAGGAGCCCGTCCCTGACTAAGGTTCTGCAACAAACCCTTCTGAGTCTCTGGGTAGATGACCGTCTATCCAGGGATCTAACAAGCAATGAGACAGATAGGTTCCACATTGCCTTGCCGTCAGGGCATACAAATCACAAGCGGTTTTTAGGTTGAAACAATTAGCACGCCGATATCCCAATAACCAAACTGTCTTCAAATCCAGACATAACTGACTCTATGTAGCGGCGATACCGTGGAGAACGAGCTTAACAGCTCCTGCTCTGAATTGCCCGCCGATTCCCTGCTCCATAACCCGACCCGGCAATCGCGAAATCTGCGCCTTTTAGTCGGTGGGTAACTACCCCTACGATCCCTCGACCTGTCGCTAACGATCGAGCACAATCGCCAAACTGTCAAAAGGCTGGGACTTGAATCTAATGCGGAAAGTTTCGACACCCTTTCCTGACTCTTCCGATTCCGTTCTTGGTCGTCGCCCCTAACGCGATTGAGGAAGCGCCGAACCATCGAGAAGAGGTGTCTAGAAAATGTCCATGACAGTGGTTTCGAATTCTTCCTTTCTCTCTGCTGCCTTACCACAAATCTGATTTGGATAATGCCGTAACACAGTTAAAATTTATTGGTTCATTGGGTATGCGGTTTCCATTCAGCATCATGCCTGCTCATCCAAAGAGATATTTCAGTGGGTATGGGGGGATAAATGCATCACCTGTCTCTTTTTTGAAGCCAAATCGTCCATAGTAATTGGGATCTCCATAAACGAGCAGAACGCAAGCACCATCTTGGGTGAGCATTTCTATTCCAGATTTGACGAGACCTGAACCTACGCCTTGTCTCTGGCGCTCTGGAGACACGGCAAGCGGGGCAAGGATATACCCAGATATGCCCGAAGAAGTTTTCAAGAATACCGGACTATAGGACACATAACCAATTACTTGATTTTGAAACTCGGCAACCAACGACTTAATTGGTGGACTTGTTATTTCTATGGAAAGGTTTGCAGCAAATTCATTGATGACTTTGCTTTCTTCGCCAGGAAATGCCGCTTTGATGACTTTTTGGATTGAGTTTAAATCTGCTGCCTTTGCAAGCCTGATATTCATGATTAATTCAAGAGCGTTCTTGGAACAGAATTTATCCCTGAGCGCATGGAGATAGGCTCCTCACGGCGAGCACCTCACCCAAGAATTGCTGGCCACTGGATGACCAGGCGGGAGAAGCAAGTCGGGTGGTGTCCAGAGGCAGCGTGATGACTAACAACATTCTCCCGTATGGACTGCCGTGGATGGCAGGAGCAGGTTTCAACTGCTGCCTCTACTGCCGTCAACGAGTCCACCTACTGCCACCTCCATGAGGGTTCCATCCCCAGGCAGCGCATCTCATCGGTGAAGTGCTGGAACTGGGAACAGGAATCTAATCCTGTTTGAGTGCCTACTCTTCAGATCCGGACAGCGTTTGCTCCCATGTGTCTTCGTGTTGCCCTGGTTTTTGCAAGTGACCTTGCCGAAATCGCTGCGCTTGTAGTCTCCTCTGAGGAGGTCAGCGTTTGACCAAATAAAGCTGGAGAGATTTGTTGTGTCGGGATACTGGATGAAGAAACGCGTATCGCGTCGTGATTTGAGTATTAACCGGATTGGATTAGGGTGCACCAGCGCGTTACGTCGCTTTAGCGCCTTGCGCAGTTGGGAGGTCTTGCAACCAGCCCTGGCTGGAGAGAGTCTCAAGCTGATGCGCCAGGCATTTTAGTTCTTGGCTTAGCGCTGAAGATGTTTAGAAAAGCTCCTGCGAGTGCTTGAGCTCCTCCTTACTTGGAACTACGACAGTAATGTTCTTTACCTCGCCTATTGGGATGAAGGCCATGCCGGTTCCTTGAGAACGCTTTTGTAATGGGGACTGTCCAATCTCACTTCGGAGATATTGGACAAGAGCATTCGCATTGAGGGTTACGTTGGGCCTAAGCCTCACGACGCAGAATGCTCGTCCAGGCACTGTTGGTTCCTCCAACTTGCCCACGACTCCAATTTTCCGATGCTCCCCTTGATTGACAAGAGGACATCGCCCTTAACCAGCAGTTGGTCCCGCCCTTTGGCGATAACCGTTTCTGGTATCTGAATGGCCTTTGATCCCTGACTAATTAAGCTTGAGTCACTGATGTCCCCAAGAGTTGCTTCTCTAAGAGATATGCCTGTTTCAGATTTCTTTCCATAGAGAAGCAAGAGGGCGCTTGATCTCAGCAATATCTCCAAGGTTGACAGTGTCTCTTGAAGTCAAAAAATCTTTTATCGCGAAGTCTTCCTTTGACTTCAGGTATCTGCCAACTTGAAGCTTGTAGCCGTTCTCTTGAATTTCCTTGGTATCGACTAGCTCGTATGTCTCTGAATCTCTGAGATCGTTTAAGAGTAAAGCTAAATCCTCGATCGCCTTTGGGTCCCATTTAGGTCTTCCAGCTTTTTCTTGACGCTGGCCAGTAGGGTTTTGCTGGAGACTATTGCTATCTTTTCGTTCCGATTGCGTTTGTGGATAAGTATTAATAGTAGCCCTGCAAGCGATGTGCCGGGATAGGCCCCTGTGGGCATTTCAACGATTGTGTCAAGCCAATTGCTGTTTATAAGCTCTTCTCTAAATAGTTCAAGGTCTTTTGAGCTACTGAATCCAATTGCTGGAGAGATAAGTGTGTATGTCTTACTCCTTGCAGAGCTGGTGAGCTGTATAGATTCGTCTTGCCTCAATGTCCTTAATTGACTCAGGGCAGCTGATTTTTGCACCGGCCAGCCACGGATCTTCAGTGAACGGCTCTTTTCTTGTTTCTCTCCAGGGAGGGTAGGCGATTGATATCGCCCATCCGCCTTCCGATTTTAGTGGTTTCGTCCGGTTGGTTAAAAGGCTGCTGATACCCCTTAATCATCTCTCTTGGAATGAGTTGGCTGAGTATGTCTGTACTGTGTGCTCTTTTGTAAGATAAGCTGCTACCTCGACTCCCACTGGGAATAGGCAGGCAATCTCGCCCTTTAGGTTGTTTTATTCAGCTCTTTCCACAGCTGACCCATGGACTGTGAGCAGCCAGCAAACTCTCGTTTGCCTAGTGCTTCTTCTTTGGTTTGAAGAAGTGCTTCTGTAATTATTACTCGATTAGCCTTGCTCCCATTTGCGAGCGCACGGCCTAGAGGAAGTAGTGCGGCTCTAAGTTCTTCGATTTCTTTGTAAGAAATGCTTTTCCGCCAATCTCCAACCAGAGCGTTGCCTTTGCTTCTTCTTGCGTGACTGTGGCTTTGTTTATTGCCTTGTTGATTGCTTAGCTATTTCTATTGGGTTGTCCGGCTCTGCTTACTTCGTCTTGGTTGCTGCTCTCCTTTTTCGTCCGGCGACGCGGTTCTGAACAAACTTTTTCCAGCTTGCGTGATCGATTGCCTCCGCTGCTTCCATAACTGTCGGCTCGGTTACAGAGCTCAGCCAGTCGTAGGTGGCTTCACGGGCTAAAGCGGTTGCTTTGACTCCTTTGTCTTTTGGTTGCTGCTCGAGAAGCAGTGCTCTTGCCAGACCGAGCAGTAGTTGGAAATAGACCTTATTGCCGTGCTTGGTAGCTATTTGTTCAGTAGCCCCAATGGCGGCTGTAGAAGTCGTAAGCAGTAATCAGATCCCCGCAGGACTCGAAGACGATCACGCCTCCCTTGTCCATAGGCCTGATGAGTTCTTTGCGTTCTCTGTCGAGAACTTCAAGTACTGACTGGATTTGCTTCTTGCCTACGATCAACTTGTCCTTATGGGGGCAGCGCCAGTGCTCTTGCGTCTCAATGGGATGTTATTCCCTTAATTCTGTTGAGCTTGTTCGGATCACCAGTCAATCGGCAAGAGCTTGCACATGATGCAAGCAAGGCAAGTCAGTAAAGCAATCGCTCGCCTTCGTACCGGGCTTGCAGGAGCTCCAAACGGTGAATCAGCTTTTGCAACCGCCTCTGCTGTCGCGCGCGGTCACGAGAACCACCTTCAAAGTGGTTAAGTTCATTCCGAAGCAGATAGTCAACAAAATGTTGAGGTTCGCAGGACTGAGAGCCAAGCCACCTGTGAAAGTTTCTGTGCAGAGCAGAAGTAATTACCAAAAGATTGTCTTCCAATGAAGCCAAGTCAGGGCGATTGGACTCGTCGAAAAGATGATGGACATCCAGCTCAACCGGAGGGTCATCAGTAGGAGCAGGCTTTCTTTGAGTTACAGCACAGGCTTTGGCCTTGCTGCGAGCACGATCTTTTGCTGCACGGACACGGGATTCGTGACTCTGGAGCACCTTTCGCTGGACTTCAAAGCAGTCCTCCGCCACATCAGCTACAGCCTTCACCCATGCCTTACGGGCCTTCGTTATGCGGCCTTTTTCGTACATGGTGCGAGCGAGCCGGGAAATTCCGCGCTGGCTCCAATGCCGTCCAGGTAGATCATCGAAGTCAGCAAAATGAACATCTTTCTCCAGGCTCTCGACACCATCCAAACCAGCACTATCTTCTTCAATGCGTCGAAGAGCTCCAGCCATTCCCTTTCCATTTGTCCCAAGAACCCTCACCACAGATCGCTGCTGTAAGAATACAGAGTCACCGCAAATGACTAAATCAGACCGATCTTGGGTGACTTGGACGATGCGGCGCTGAACCAAAGCCTTAGTGACACGGGCTCGATGGTGAGTAAAGAACTCTTTGATTTGAGCCAGAACACTTCCTCCCTCCGTCTCTTCTAAATATTTAGCGATAGCCATCAGACCTTCCTCATAAAAGCGACGCTTTTTCGCTTGCCCGGGCTCGTATTCGAAAGATTCCCCCTCTATTAGCTCCCACTCATCTTCTGAATTAGAGTCAAAGAAGGTACATACTCGATGAAGCTTCTTTCTTGAAATACCGAGCACTTTTGCTGCTTCTTCGTGGCTAAAAGAGTCGCGCTCGCGACGCCGACACGACTTGCTCTGGGAAGAGGATTGAGGCATGGTTAACGAAAAGCAAGCAAAGAATCACGCATCTTCTGAAGACGTTCCATAACGCGCTTATCGCCGCCAAGATCAGGATGATGATTTTTCGCAAGGCGTCGAAAAGCCTCCTTGATGTCATCGGCTGTTGCCGTTGAAGGCTTCAAGCCAAAGACATGCCAAGGACGAAAGTTCTCCAAAACGTCTATACCGTTGATGCAAGTCGGCCCTATTTTATTCCGTTCTGCATCTGGAACTCGAACCCACTCACGATAAAGCTTGGTCCAATCAGCCTTGGTTCTCAGGTTCAGAGCGCGGCCCGAGATTGCAATATTAAAATCACTCGATTTGCGCAGCTCCTTCGTATTTTTGCAGCCAAAAGCTCGACACACTCCAGCCTTGAGATCAGAAAGTGTAAGTACAGGCTTAGAAAACTGAACAATACGGTGATCGAGTTTATTTCGGGGACCGCGCACAGTGGACGAAGAGGAGATGTGGTGGTGACTGGTCACGAGAAGACAAGTACAGATGGAGGGAAAACAAGGAGCTGGATACTACCAGCTGACCTCAAAGCCTGACACCTAAACCCGAGGCTGGCAGTCGGTCGAACTCTTTCGTTGTCAGGAATGTATCGAGCCAGTCTAACGTAGCTCACAAACCACCAGCCTTTCCGAGCTCCTGAAGCTCAGAACCTAGCCAGAGGTGGGAACTTTCCGAGTCATTTCTTAAAGGGCTGGCAGCAGCTTCTGCAGCGAGAAGAGAAACTTCTATACGTTGAGAGGCATTTATTCATATGTGCTTTACTCATTTATTAATAGTTTCTCTAACACGATATACAGCATTAACCGGGAGGGTACAGGATACTGCTGTGTCGAGAATCCGAGGAAGATTCTAGAGAAGTGGAGTCGTAAGCTACTGCTAGCGCTGAAAGCGAGTGCTGCAGTTGATGACAGCAGACTCCGTAGAAGCCGTTCAGAGAACTTACAGAGTGAAGAGAATGGCAAGATCAACCCAGTTGGCTAGAGAGGGTCTAGACTTTTTTCTAAAGTGCCTGTCTGCGATCGGAGCAGAGTCATTTGGATATCACCTAAATGACTCATGGGGCCTGGAAGGGCCCTTTAAAACCTTTCCACCACTGAGGTCTTGGAAATCTTGCTGATGTGCCTAAAATGTGTTAATATTTCTTCACATACATTTCTCTCGATGGACCCCGCGTCATATACCCAAAAACATTGGCTCCAAGAAGCTACGCTAAAGCGGGTTAATCCTGAACATGTGAGTAAGGCTGAATTTCTCAATAATCACATATCAAGTATCTGGCTCTATGATTAGGCTTTCTGCTGGATCTATCTCAGGTCATGGCACTGTCAAGCCAGGCTACCTTGAGAAAGTGTTTGCTAGTAATTGATGGACGACTATGTAACTAGTGCTTGCACGCTAGTTAGCACTAGGTTCCTATGAGTGTAGTCCAGCTCACAATTGCTTACTCTAAAAAGAAAAATTACTATCAACTCACCTCCCTAAAGTGTCAAAACAATGAAACCTATTGAACACCGTCTTGATCAAGCCTTTGAAAGTGAGAAGCTTTCAAGATTTATACGAGAATGTAGAGATATCGAGACACTACAGCAGACAGCTCTTAGCTTATTAGCACGACTAGCTCAGGAGAGAGCTGCAAAGAACTTTCTCGCTATGCAAGCGGCTGAATCAGAAAATGAGAAGCTAAAGCTACTAGCAACTATAATTAGGTCTTCGAACGATGATAAGCCAAGACCACTAGATCTAAAGCAGAATAACTTATTTGAATAGGTGAGGAAGCTTTCTAGCAAGCAATCTAGCAGAAAGCCTGCCTACCTTCTTATAACTTGTGATACTTTATCTACCTGTTCAGAATTTAGGCTAGAGTAGCTACGAAGCTGTTCCAATCTATACCCAGAAACCCAATAGCCTGATGCCCTTTATTCCCAAATAATTGCCATTGATCACTTCTCGACTTGAAGTGGCTAAATCTATGGTAATAATCCCCCTGCTGCAAAGTAATTTGAGCAGAGATCGGACGTGCTGATGCGAATCCATATCCATTTAGAAAAAATGCAGTCAGCAGATCTCTTTTGTTACTCACTGCTTGATATGGTTAGCAGCCACCAGTTTTAGCTAGATATGCCACTCGTTAAACTTGCAGTTATAGAAACTGTAGCTGCTTATCAAAGCTTTGTCTATTGATAGTAACACTTTATGTTAACTTACTTGCAAAGCCTGCAATTTGCCCAGAGGACAGCCTAAGATTTTGATGTTAGGATACAGCTTATACAAAATTGCTAAAAGCTACACGTCCCTAAGATAACAGGCCAGCCTGTATCTGTTGAATTCTTAGACATCTAAGGAAAGCAGTGATTAGTCTTTGTAGGATCAGGCTCTCCTGATAAACTGAAGACAGGTATTATGTGCAGGCATAGAGTGAGCTTGTAGTAGTTCAAAGCC
This genomic window contains:
- a CDS encoding molecular chaperone DnaJ, coding for MRGPRNKLDHRIVQFSKPVLTLSDLKAGVCRAFGCKNTKELRKSSDFNIAISGRALNLRTKADWTKLYREWVRVPDAERNKIGPTCINGIDVLENFRPWHVFGLKPSTATADDIKEAFRRLAKNHHPDLGGDKRVMERLQKMRDSLLAFR
- a CDS encoding N-acetyltransferase, with protein sequence MNIRLAKAADLNSIQKVIKAAFPGEESKVINEFAANLSIEITSPPIKSLVAEFQNQVIGYVSYSPVFLKTSSGISGYILAPLAVSPERQRQGVGSGLVKSGIEMLTQDGACVLLVYGDPNYYGRFGFKKETGDAFIPPYPLKYLFG